In a genomic window of Taylorella equigenitalis ATCC 35865:
- the lpxC gene encoding UDP-3-O-acyl-N-acetylglucosamine deacetylase, giving the protein MIKQRSIQKVVTATGVGVHSGRRVNITLRPALPDTGIIFHRVDIPEVIDFPAKANLVGDTRMASVLKNGDYRISTVEHLMSALAGLGIDNIHVDVDAEEIPIMDGSAVTFVYLLKDAGIVEQEAPKKFIRLLKTVEVFDGEGDSRKWARLEPYEGFSLAFSIDFEHPAINSTTNFREIDFSRDSYIDQIARARTFGFANEVEMLRGVGLARGGSLDNAIVMDEYRILNSEGLRYEDEFVKHKILDAIGDLYLFGHPLLAKYTAHKSGHGLNNKLVRAVLDDSENYEVISFDEKSDIDSEKLHTIKSNFATI; this is encoded by the coding sequence ATGATTAAACAAAGATCTATTCAGAAAGTTGTTACGGCTACAGGGGTTGGTGTTCATTCGGGTAGACGGGTAAATATTACCTTAAGACCTGCTCTACCAGATACTGGAATTATTTTCCATAGAGTAGATATTCCTGAAGTTATAGATTTTCCAGCTAAGGCCAACTTAGTTGGTGATACTCGCATGGCTTCTGTTCTTAAAAATGGAGATTACAGAATTTCGACAGTTGAGCATCTTATGAGTGCATTAGCTGGCTTGGGTATCGATAATATTCATGTAGATGTAGATGCAGAAGAAATACCAATTATGGATGGTAGTGCTGTAACCTTTGTTTATCTATTAAAAGATGCAGGTATAGTCGAACAAGAAGCCCCAAAAAAATTCATTCGTTTACTTAAGACAGTAGAAGTTTTTGATGGTGAGGGTGATTCACGTAAGTGGGCTAGACTTGAACCATATGAAGGTTTCTCATTGGCGTTCTCCATCGATTTCGAGCACCCTGCAATCAATTCAACTACCAATTTTAGAGAAATTGATTTTTCAAGAGATTCATATATTGATCAAATTGCTAGAGCTAGGACATTTGGCTTTGCAAATGAAGTTGAGATGCTTAGAGGTGTGGGTTTGGCACGTGGTGGTAGTTTGGATAATGCAATTGTCATGGACGAATACAGAATTTTAAATTCTGAAGGTCTTCGATATGAAGATGAATTTGTTAAGCATAAAATTCTTGATGCGATTGGAGATTTATATCTTTTCGGTCATCCATTGCTTGCTAAATATACGGCTCACAAATCTGGACATGGATTAAATAATAAATTGGTACGTGCAGTATTGGATGATTCTGAAAATTATGAGGTTATATCATTTGATGAAAAAAGTGATATAGATTCGGAAAAGCTTCATACAATTAAATCTAATTTTGCTACGATTTAA
- the ftsZ gene encoding cell division protein FtsZ — MSDLGFSVYENSLGFGLSESSQPGNQLIKVLGIGGAGCNAVNHMIKSGIAGVDFIVANTDRQALEQSLAPTKIALGTSGLGAGARPDAGKEATVKSKEEIEKAIKGAKILFITAGMGGGTGTGGAPYVAEIANELGILTIAIVTKPFKFEGKKRMQVAVEGVKELSEHARSIIVVLNEKLEETLDGSLPFEDCLKEADKVLYNACAGIAEIINSGGYINVDFQDVLTIMSEYGKAMLGTAEAKGDNRAEEAINQAISSNLLEDIDIRGAFGVIVNITAANLTRAEVSKINTLVSEMVSEDATIINGINNDPSMDDRLRVTVIATGLGSKPNLQVVTDTKEEEIPVVATGTDGITLFRPDNANSVASISIRRGSRIANPMSISSDNRDVPAYLRRQNN, encoded by the coding sequence ATGTCAGATTTGGGATTTAGCGTTTACGAAAATTCCTTAGGGTTTGGTTTATCCGAAAGTAGCCAACCTGGGAATCAATTAATTAAAGTTTTAGGTATTGGTGGTGCTGGTTGTAATGCCGTTAATCACATGATTAAGTCTGGTATTGCTGGAGTTGACTTTATAGTTGCTAATACCGATCGTCAAGCATTAGAGCAATCTCTTGCTCCCACAAAAATTGCACTTGGAACATCTGGTCTAGGTGCTGGTGCTCGTCCAGATGCTGGAAAAGAAGCCACCGTTAAATCAAAAGAAGAGATTGAGAAAGCAATCAAAGGAGCGAAAATACTATTTATCACTGCGGGTATGGGTGGTGGAACTGGAACTGGGGGTGCACCTTATGTTGCAGAGATTGCTAATGAGTTGGGTATCTTAACTATTGCCATCGTTACTAAGCCTTTTAAATTTGAAGGTAAAAAGCGTATGCAAGTTGCGGTTGAGGGCGTTAAGGAACTTTCAGAGCATGCACGTTCCATTATCGTCGTACTTAACGAAAAACTTGAAGAAACTTTAGATGGTTCACTTCCTTTTGAGGATTGCCTTAAAGAAGCAGATAAAGTTTTATATAACGCATGTGCAGGTATAGCTGAGATTATTAATAGTGGTGGCTACATTAACGTAGACTTCCAGGACGTTCTTACTATTATGAGTGAGTACGGTAAAGCTATGCTTGGTACTGCAGAAGCTAAGGGCGATAATCGTGCTGAAGAAGCCATTAATCAAGCAATTTCTAGTAATCTATTAGAAGACATAGATATTCGCGGTGCTTTCGGTGTAATCGTTAATATCACTGCGGCTAATTTAACTCGTGCGGAAGTTTCTAAAATTAATACTTTAGTTAGTGAGATGGTATCAGAAGATGCAACTATTATTAACGGTATTAATAACGACCCTAGCATGGATGATAGATTAAGGGTAACTGTTATAGCTACTGGTTTAGGATCAAAACCAAATCTACAAGTTGTTACTGACACTAAAGAGGAAGAGATTCCTGTTGTGGCTACTGGTACTGATGGTATAACTTTGTTTAGACCAGATAATGCAAATTCTGTGGCTTCTATTTCTATTAGAAGAGGTTCTAGGATTGCTAATCCCATGAGTATTTCATCAGATAATAGAGATGTACCTGCGTACTTAAGACGCCAAAATAATTAA
- the murC gene encoding UDP-N-acetylmuramate--L-alanine ligase, with protein MKHKIKHLHFVGIGGSGMSGIAEVLLNLGYKITGSDLSLSSTTDRLEKLGATIYEGHSADYLDGADAIVVSTAVSQGNPEVLKARSLHIPVVPRAIMLAELMRLKSGIAVAGTHGKTTTTSLVASVLATGGLDPTFVIGGRLNSAGANAKLGTGDYIVVEADESDASFLHLFPTIAIITNIDSDHMDTYGHDVAKLRGAFVEFAQRLPFYGSAIICTDDENVRNIMPFISCSSTTYGLNEQAHFRAINIENNGTRMEFDVIRKYQGKELPQLHISLNIPGQHNVLNALAAIAVGTEVGVADSDIEKALSEFNGVSRRFTQVGDFDVIQNNGGGKFTVIDDYGHHPVEMDATIQAARGAWPTRRLVFAFQPHRYTRTRDCFEDFVNVLGKADAVILSEVYPAGESPIVAADGRALARALRVAGHVEPIFVEDINDMPKAILKIAKDGDVVICSGAGSISKVPHKLGEAYGQIS; from the coding sequence ATGAAACACAAAATTAAACATCTTCATTTTGTAGGGATTGGTGGCTCAGGCATGAGTGGTATTGCCGAAGTGTTGCTGAATTTGGGCTACAAAATTACTGGATCTGATTTAAGTTTAAGCTCAACTACAGATCGACTTGAAAAACTAGGTGCAACGATATATGAAGGGCACAGTGCAGATTATCTAGATGGAGCTGACGCTATTGTTGTTTCAACTGCTGTATCTCAAGGCAATCCTGAGGTTCTAAAAGCACGTTCATTGCATATTCCTGTTGTACCGAGAGCTATTATGCTTGCTGAGCTGATGCGACTTAAAAGCGGTATAGCAGTGGCTGGAACGCATGGTAAAACAACGACCACATCATTGGTAGCAAGTGTTCTAGCGACTGGGGGATTGGACCCAACTTTTGTAATTGGGGGCAGATTAAATTCTGCTGGTGCAAATGCGAAATTAGGAACGGGCGATTATATTGTTGTTGAGGCAGATGAGTCAGATGCCTCATTTCTTCATTTATTCCCAACCATAGCAATAATCACCAACATTGATTCAGATCATATGGACACATATGGGCATGATGTAGCAAAGCTCAGAGGTGCATTTGTAGAATTTGCACAGAGATTGCCATTTTATGGCTCGGCAATTATCTGTACTGATGATGAAAATGTTCGCAATATCATGCCATTTATTTCCTGCTCATCAACAACGTATGGGTTAAACGAACAAGCCCATTTTCGAGCTATAAACATCGAAAATAATGGTACTCGAATGGAGTTCGATGTAATAAGAAAATACCAAGGTAAAGAACTGCCTCAATTGCATATTTCACTCAACATACCTGGTCAACATAATGTCTTAAATGCTTTGGCAGCTATTGCCGTCGGTACTGAGGTTGGTGTTGCCGATTCTGATATCGAAAAGGCTTTATCTGAGTTTAATGGGGTTTCCAGAAGGTTTACTCAAGTAGGCGATTTTGATGTAATTCAAAATAATGGTGGTGGTAAATTTACAGTCATTGATGACTATGGACATCACCCTGTAGAAATGGATGCAACAATTCAGGCGGCCAGGGGTGCATGGCCTACAAGGCGTCTTGTATTTGCTTTTCAGCCTCATCGATACACAAGAACTAGAGACTGCTTTGAAGACTTTGTAAATGTACTTGGAAAGGCTGATGCAGTTATTCTGTCAGAAGTGTATCCAGCTGGCGAGTCCCCAATCGTGGCTGCAGACGGTAGAGCACTTGCACGGGCATTACGTGTGGCAGGTCATGTAGAGCCAATATTCGTTGAGGACATTAATGATATGCCAAAAGCTATTCTCAAAATCGCTAAAGACGGGGACGTTGTTATTTGTTCTGGTGCAGGGTCAATTAGTAAAGTTCCTCATAAATTAGGAGAGGCTTATGGACAAATCTCTTAA
- the ftsA gene encoding cell division protein FtsA codes for MSRESKKELLVAIDIGTTKVVVVVAEALDEQGKFDVIGTGQAPTGGGIRNGIVVNIDTTVKAIQKALEEAELMADCRIREAIVGISGAHIQSINSTGMVAIRDKEVSAYDVERVIETARSIQYPNDSRILHVLRQQYIIDRQQGIEEPIGMAGVRLDVKVHIILSEETACQNILKCVRRCGIEPKDLTLNALAGSLMCLTSDEKRQGVLYIDMGSGTTDIAFYKDGYIKYSKVYEEGGHRITNDLSQVLYIPVPEAEDLKIEKGVARRDLVGPSDQVELSPFGEEDRMPRIIEHGIIGDIIYSRLEDIFVEILQDLDSDGLSPNSIVITGGSANLPGINLVAEDIFGKPVRTGKPLYHGSLSDIVSRPEYSTVMGLLLQSRNNRDVVNGSRGNNLLSKIRDFFWRTTP; via the coding sequence ATGAGTCGTGAATCTAAGAAAGAATTATTAGTAGCAATAGATATCGGTACTACTAAAGTTGTAGTTGTAGTAGCAGAAGCTTTGGATGAACAGGGTAAATTCGATGTTATTGGTACTGGTCAGGCTCCTACAGGTGGTGGCATAAGAAATGGTATCGTCGTTAATATAGACACTACGGTGAAGGCTATTCAGAAAGCTTTGGAAGAAGCTGAGTTAATGGCTGATTGCAGGATTCGAGAAGCAATCGTTGGAATTAGTGGAGCTCACATTCAGAGTATAAATTCCACAGGAATGGTTGCGATACGCGATAAGGAAGTTTCTGCATATGATGTTGAAAGGGTGATAGAAACGGCACGTTCTATTCAGTATCCTAATGACTCTAGAATTCTTCATGTTCTCAGACAGCAGTACATAATCGATCGTCAACAAGGGATTGAAGAGCCAATCGGTATGGCAGGTGTTAGATTGGACGTAAAAGTTCATATTATTTTGTCAGAAGAAACAGCATGTCAAAATATTCTTAAATGTGTGCGTCGTTGTGGTATAGAGCCAAAAGATTTGACACTAAATGCTTTGGCTGGAAGTTTGATGTGCCTTACAAGTGATGAAAAACGTCAAGGAGTGCTTTATATCGATATGGGTTCAGGGACTACCGATATAGCCTTTTACAAAGATGGATATATTAAGTATTCTAAAGTTTATGAAGAGGGCGGTCATAGAATTACTAATGACCTTTCACAAGTGCTATATATTCCAGTTCCAGAAGCTGAAGATTTAAAAATTGAGAAAGGGGTAGCTAGACGTGATTTAGTTGGACCTTCAGATCAGGTTGAACTCTCGCCGTTTGGTGAAGAAGACCGTATGCCCCGCATAATTGAACATGGAATTATAGGAGATATTATTTATTCTAGGCTTGAAGATATATTTGTAGAAATTCTTCAAGATCTTGATAGTGATGGACTTAGTCCTAATTCGATAGTTATTACAGGTGGTTCCGCTAATCTTCCAGGAATCAATTTAGTTGCAGAGGATATTTTTGGTAAACCTGTCAGAACAGGTAAACCTCTTTATCATGGTAGTCTCTCTGATATCGTGAGCAGGCCAGAGTATTCAACTGTTATGGGATTACTACTTCAATCACGAAATAATCGTGACGTTGTAAATGGTTCAAGAGGTAATAATCTTTTATCAAAAATTCGCGATTTCTTTTGGCGTACAACCCCTTAA
- the murG gene encoding undecaprenyldiphospho-muramoylpentapeptide beta-N-acetylglucosaminyltransferase, which yields MRKAIMIMAGGTGGHITPGLAIASELATRGWEIHWLGNINKMEGKMVPPAGYEFHHMEFTSLRGKGIGGLLQMPFNLLKACREAKKAIKQSKVSVVMGMGGYVSFPGALVAKFLGIPVVIHEANAVAGTANKHIAKFAKRILTGFPNVFKNGEYVGNPVRKSLNQNISTNERYSSRVGPLKLLVVGGSQGAGPLNDLLPKAISLIPKETRPQVVHQAGQNNLDDLIQKYKALNVDAKCLSFIDDMGAKLGESDILICRSGAMTVAEVCVVGVAAAFVPLPHAIDDHQTANAKFLSDQDAGFLLVQKDLTAEKLKDFLLSMDRDKLKEIAIRAETIGKENFAATRCADICEQLVNNDETQN from the coding sequence ATGCGTAAAGCTATTATGATTATGGCTGGAGGCACAGGAGGACACATAACTCCTGGGTTGGCAATAGCATCCGAACTAGCCACTCGTGGTTGGGAAATTCACTGGCTTGGCAATATAAACAAAATGGAAGGAAAAATGGTTCCCCCAGCTGGTTATGAATTTCATCATATGGAATTCACCTCCTTAAGAGGCAAGGGTATTGGTGGTTTGCTTCAAATGCCCTTCAATCTTTTAAAGGCCTGCAGAGAGGCAAAAAAAGCAATTAAGCAAAGTAAGGTGTCTGTAGTTATGGGCATGGGTGGATATGTATCCTTTCCCGGAGCACTTGTAGCCAAGTTTTTAGGTATTCCCGTGGTTATACATGAAGCCAATGCAGTAGCAGGAACCGCAAATAAACATATTGCCAAATTTGCAAAGCGAATATTAACTGGATTTCCTAATGTATTTAAAAATGGGGAATATGTTGGTAATCCTGTGAGGAAATCGTTAAATCAAAACATATCAACAAATGAAAGATATAGCTCAAGGGTTGGTCCGCTAAAACTATTAGTTGTTGGTGGTAGCCAAGGAGCAGGTCCCTTAAATGATTTATTACCAAAGGCTATATCTCTTATTCCTAAAGAAACACGTCCCCAAGTTGTACACCAAGCAGGTCAAAATAATTTAGACGATTTAATTCAAAAATATAAAGCATTAAACGTAGATGCTAAATGTCTATCCTTTATTGATGATATGGGGGCTAAACTTGGAGAATCAGATATATTAATTTGTAGATCAGGGGCGATGACAGTAGCGGAAGTTTGTGTAGTTGGTGTAGCTGCGGCTTTTGTTCCATTGCCACATGCTATTGATGATCATCAAACTGCAAATGCAAAATTTTTATCTGATCAGGATGCTGGATTTCTTTTAGTGCAAAAAGATTTAACTGCTGAAAAGTTAAAAGATTTTTTGTTATCTATGGACAGAGATAAATTAAAAGAAATTGCTATTAGGGCAGAGACAATAGGCAAAGAAAATTTCGCAGCCACTAGGTGTGCAGATATATGCGAACAATTGGTTAATAACGATGAAACACAAAATTAA
- a CDS encoding D-alanine--D-alanine ligase, with the protein MDKSLKIAVLYGGNSAEREVSLMSGHGVGNALKSRGYNIELFDIANRDLLELKNFDLAFIALHGKYGEDGCIQGFLELLKIPYTGPGVMSSSVGMNKIVSKKIFIHEGIPTPEFRVVRDYEGLQKATQEIGYPIIVKPPQEGSTIGLKKVHSQDELTEAFNESIKFDEEMLVEKCIEGRELTVAILGKSPDTRALPIIEIVTPDGNYDYEQKYTRDDTQYICPAKLDENLARNIENICIKAYDSLECQGWSRVDVMLDKNNCPWVLEINTSPGMTSHSLVPMAAKAIGLSYEDICEEILKTASLKVKKLNKV; encoded by the coding sequence ATGGACAAATCTCTTAAGATTGCCGTTTTGTACGGAGGAAATTCAGCGGAGAGAGAAGTGTCTCTAATGTCAGGTCATGGCGTTGGCAATGCCCTTAAGTCACGAGGCTATAACATTGAACTATTTGATATTGCAAATAGAGATTTATTGGAACTAAAAAATTTTGATTTGGCTTTTATAGCACTTCACGGAAAATATGGTGAAGATGGTTGCATACAAGGCTTTTTAGAGCTTTTGAAAATTCCATATACAGGGCCTGGTGTGATGAGTTCATCTGTAGGGATGAACAAAATCGTTTCTAAGAAAATATTTATTCACGAAGGTATACCAACTCCTGAATTTAGAGTAGTGCGTGATTATGAAGGTTTACAAAAAGCCACACAAGAAATTGGTTACCCCATAATAGTTAAGCCTCCACAGGAGGGTTCAACCATTGGGCTTAAGAAAGTGCATTCGCAAGATGAATTAACAGAGGCTTTTAACGAATCAATTAAATTTGATGAGGAAATGTTGGTTGAAAAATGCATTGAGGGTAGAGAGCTAACTGTAGCTATTTTAGGAAAGTCGCCTGATACAAGAGCATTGCCAATAATAGAAATCGTAACTCCAGATGGAAACTACGACTATGAGCAAAAATATACGCGAGATGATACGCAATATATTTGTCCTGCAAAATTAGATGAAAATTTAGCTAGAAATATTGAAAATATTTGTATTAAAGCTTATGATTCGCTCGAATGTCAGGGCTGGTCCAGGGTAGATGTTATGTTAGATAAAAATAATTGTCCATGGGTTTTAGAGATAAATACATCTCCTGGCATGACATCACATTCGCTAGTTCCAATGGCGGCCAAGGCCATAGGTTTGAGCTATGAAGATATTTGTGAGGAAATTCTTAAAACTGCTAGCCTTAAAGTAAAGAAGTTAAATAAGGTCTGA
- a CDS encoding DciA family protein: MIPSRKKRSQRVYGFRNAGDKTLRQENLVLAHAMRNINVESDIYQLVTEDFIEKCRVVQLIDEELVILAPNNAIHSKLKQVTPSIVRGLRAKGYRINRVVGKVSKSG, from the coding sequence ATGATCCCATCTAGAAAAAAAAGAAGTCAAAGAGTATATGGCTTTAGGAACGCAGGAGACAAAACTTTAAGACAGGAAAATCTTGTACTTGCCCATGCAATGAGAAATATCAATGTTGAATCTGATATTTATCAATTAGTTACTGAAGATTTTATTGAAAAGTGTCGTGTTGTTCAACTTATAGACGAAGAATTAGTAATTCTTGCACCTAACAATGCCATACACTCAAAACTAAAACAAGTTACGCCGTCTATTGTGAGAGGGTTGCGAGCAAAGGGTTACCGTATAAATAGAGTGGTTGGAAAAGTATCCAAAAGTGGTTAA
- a CDS encoding cell division protein FtsQ/DivIB has product MTISVFALLVGGGYYLINRPYFNISQVSLLPSKGNALNHISPASIQATINSGIDGNFFTADLNTLKEKVEALPWVRSVEINRVWPNRLVLTIEEHEAYAKWNEDMLLNTWGELFNGNRDELPEDIAYPQYYGPEGSEKLVVQRAGELATLISPLNMSIKEMHLSDRYAWNVILDNGIELVLGRDGGAELVDPYGGQQQAINFAQNVNRFVSTWPLLLDRINDRKISKIDFRYTKGFAVTFTPEIIPEETDKK; this is encoded by the coding sequence ATGACCATAAGTGTGTTTGCACTGTTAGTTGGTGGTGGTTATTATTTAATTAATAGACCGTACTTCAATATATCTCAAGTAAGCTTACTACCAAGTAAGGGCAATGCTCTAAATCACATTTCACCAGCCTCAATCCAGGCTACTATAAACTCGGGAATTGATGGGAATTTTTTTACTGCCGATTTAAATACCCTTAAGGAAAAAGTGGAAGCATTGCCATGGGTTAGAAGCGTTGAAATTAACAGGGTTTGGCCAAATCGTTTGGTGCTTACTATCGAAGAACATGAAGCGTATGCAAAATGGAATGAAGATATGCTTCTTAATACTTGGGGTGAATTGTTTAACGGAAATAGAGATGAACTTCCAGAGGACATTGCCTATCCACAGTACTATGGTCCTGAGGGTTCTGAAAAACTCGTCGTACAACGTGCTGGTGAATTGGCCACACTTATATCACCATTGAACATGTCGATTAAAGAGATGCATTTAAGTGACAGGTACGCATGGAATGTAATTTTAGATAATGGAATTGAACTTGTATTAGGTAGAGATGGTGGGGCCGAATTAGTAGATCCATATGGCGGACAACAACAGGCCATTAATTTTGCTCAAAATGTTAATAGATTTGTTAGCACTTGGCCCCTGTTATTGGATAGAATAAACGATAGAAAAATTAGCAAAATTGATTTTAGATATACTAAGGGTTTTGCAGTAACCTTTACACCCGAAATTATTCCTGAAGAGACAGATAAAAAATGA